The following is a genomic window from Moorella sp. Hama-1.
TACCTCCTGGTGGGCAGTGCCTTCGCCCTGATTGGTATTATCGCCCTGTTCCTTTATGCCTCCCAGCAACTGGGCTATGCTACCTTTGACATCCAGACCCTGGCTACGGTTAAGTACGACCTCGGGTTCCAGAAGTTTGTCTTCTTCCTGATGCTCATCGGTTTCGGCGTCCTGGTGCCCATCTGGCCCCTGCACCTGTGGTCGCCGGACGGCCATGTGGCGGCGCCGACGGCCGTAAGCATGCTCCACGCCGGCGTTTTAATGAAGCTGGGTGCCTATGGCCTTATTCGTGCCGGGGTGTTCCTTTTCCCCGAAGGAGCCAAATTCTGGGCGCCCTTGATTGCCGTCCTGTGTATTGTGAACGTAGTCTACGGCGCCATGATCGCCATGGTGCAGAAGGATCTTAAGTTCGTTATCGGCTACAGCAGCGTCAGCCACATGGGCTATGTCCTCCTGGGGATCGCCTCCTTGAACATTCTGAGCCTGGATGGGGCTGTTTCCCAGATGTTCGCCCACGGCATCATGACGGCCCTCTTCTTTGCCCTGGTGGGCAATGTCTATCATAAAGCCCACACCCGGGAGATTGCCCGCTTCGGCGGCCTGGCCCACCAGATGCCGCGGGTGGCGGCCGGTTTCTTGATTGGTGGCCTGGCTTCCCTGGGCCTGCCCGGGCTGAATAACTTTGTCGCCGAGTTCCTCATTTTTATGGGCTCCTTTACCCGCGACCAGGCCCTATTCGGGGGTATCCTGCCCTTCCGGGTCCTCTCGATCCTGGCCATCTCCGGTATTGTCATTACCGCCACCTATATTCTCCGGGTGGTCATGCATACCTTCTTTGGCCCCCGGAAGCCGGAATGGGATCACCTGGAGGATGCCCATGGGGTGGAAATGGTGCCTGTTGTCGTCTTGATTGCAACTTTGCTGCTCTTTGGCCTCTTGCCCTCCCTGCAGATTGACATGATCAATAGCGGCATAACCCCGCTGGTAGCCAAAGTTCAAGCGGCGAAGGCGATTGGGGGTATCTTTTAATGGCGAATTTGCATCTCTTGACGGTGGAAATCCTGACGGCAGCCCTGGGCCTGGGACTCCTGGCCCTGGGCCTCCTGGTACCCCACAGCGATCGCCGGGGGATAGCCTATGTGGCTACGGCCGGCCTGGCGGGTATTCTCCTAGTAGCCTTCGGGATGCGGGGCACTACCGGTATGGTCCTGGGGGGTTATGCCATTGATCCCTTTGCGACCTATTTCAAGATCCTTTTCCTGGCAGCGGCCCTGCTGACGACCGTCTGTTCCTATGAATATGTAGAGAAGATGGGATTTAACCAGGCCGAATACTATGCCCTGCTGGTCCTGGCCACCCTGGGGATGATGGTCCTGGCTTCCTCGGGGGAACTTGTTAGCCTTTACCTGGGCCTGGAACTCATGACCATCACCTTCTGTATCCTGGCGGCCTTTCACCTGGGCGACGCTAAATCGGCCGAAGCAGGCATTAAGTACGTCCTGCTGGGGGCCATGTCCTCGGCCATCTTCCTGTACGGCTTGAGCCTGATCTATGGCAGTAGCGGGTCCACGGTGATCAGGGAAATCAGTCAGGTGGTTTCCGCCAGTGGGGCCAGCCCGGCCCTGCTCCTGGGGACCATCTTTATCCTGGCGGGTTTCGCCTTCAAGGTAACGGTCGTGCCCTTTCATATGTGGTCCCCGGATGTCTACGAGGGCGCCCCGACACCTGTAACGGGCTTTCTTTCGGTAGCCTCCAAGGCGGCCGCCTTCGCGGCCCTGGTGCGGGTCTTCTTCGGCGCCCTGCCGGACCTCCACAACTTATGGGTCCAGCTCTTTATCGCCCTGGCGGTCCTGACCATCGTCCTGGGCAACCTGGTGGCCATCCCCCAGACCAATATCAAAAGGTTACTGGCGTACTCCAGCATCTCCCAGGCCGGTTACCTGCTGCTGGGTATTGTTTCCTTCTCCGTCCTGGGGGTAGGGGCGGTGATGTATTACGCCATGCTCTACGTCTTTGGCAACATGGGCGCCTTTATGGCTGCTACGGCCTTTTATAATAACGACGGCAGCGATGAGATTAAGGATTACGCCGGCCTGGCCCGGCGTTCACCCCTGGTGGCGGCCGTAATGCTCTTTTCCATGTTGTCCCTGGCCGGCATACCCCCCATGGCCGGCTTTGTCGGTAAGTTCTACCTCTTCATGTCTATAATTTCCCGGCAGTATATCTGGCTGGCCATCCTGGGCATTTTGATGAGCATGGTGTCGGTCTACTACTATCTCCTGGTGGCCAAGGCCATGTACCTGGGTAACCCGCCGGAGGGGAGCAAGCCCTTGCAGGTAGCCCCCGGCCTCCAGATAGCCATGGTGGTATCCCTGCTGGTCCTATTCTTCCTGGGCATATACCCGACACCCCTGACCAACTATGCCATGAATTCGGCTGTAACCTTCTTTATGCCGTGATGGTCTCCAGCACTTCTGCTTTAGTAATGGAGGCCGACAGCTAACAGGAGGCTAAGGCATTATGACCACGGCAAGGCGGCGGCGCGGCCTCATCGGCGAGGCCGCCGCCGCTGTTTATTTAGAGCAAAAGGGTTACCGGATTGTCGAGCGCAACTACCGCTGTCCCCTGGGGGAGATGGATATAATTGCCCATGACGGTAGGGAGATTGTTTTTCTTGAGGTACGGACGCGCTCTTCAACTGCCTTCGGTACCCCCCAGGAAT
Proteins encoded in this region:
- a CDS encoding complex I subunit 4 family protein, translated to MNFPILTAIMLAPVAGLLLILVIPEREQLTIKITAAAATFVSLVLAIIAYVQYDYARGGLQFLQDISWVPGFGINYSVGVDGISMPLVLLTAIVIFTGVFASWDMTKRIKEFFIFLLMLVTGVFGVFISRDLFFFYLFFEVAVIPMYLLIGIWGSTRKEYAAMKLTLYLLVGSAFALIGIIALFLYASQQLGYATFDIQTLATVKYDLGFQKFVFFLMLIGFGVLVPIWPLHLWSPDGHVAAPTAVSMLHAGVLMKLGAYGLIRAGVFLFPEGAKFWAPLIAVLCIVNVVYGAMIAMVQKDLKFVIGYSSVSHMGYVLLGIASLNILSLDGAVSQMFAHGIMTALFFALVGNVYHKAHTREIARFGGLAHQMPRVAAGFLIGGLASLGLPGLNNFVAEFLIFMGSFTRDQALFGGILPFRVLSILAISGIVITATYILRVVMHTFFGPRKPEWDHLEDAHGVEMVPVVVLIATLLLFGLLPSLQIDMINSGITPLVAKVQAAKAIGGIF
- a CDS encoding NADH-quinone oxidoreductase subunit N, with protein sequence MANLHLLTVEILTAALGLGLLALGLLVPHSDRRGIAYVATAGLAGILLVAFGMRGTTGMVLGGYAIDPFATYFKILFLAAALLTTVCSYEYVEKMGFNQAEYYALLVLATLGMMVLASSGELVSLYLGLELMTITFCILAAFHLGDAKSAEAGIKYVLLGAMSSAIFLYGLSLIYGSSGSTVIREISQVVSASGASPALLLGTIFILAGFAFKVTVVPFHMWSPDVYEGAPTPVTGFLSVASKAAAFAALVRVFFGALPDLHNLWVQLFIALAVLTIVLGNLVAIPQTNIKRLLAYSSISQAGYLLLGIVSFSVLGVGAVMYYAMLYVFGNMGAFMAATAFYNNDGSDEIKDYAGLARRSPLVAAVMLFSMLSLAGIPPMAGFVGKFYLFMSIISRQYIWLAILGILMSMVSVYYYLLVAKAMYLGNPPEGSKPLQVAPGLQIAMVVSLLVLFFLGIYPTPLTNYAMNSAVTFFMP
- a CDS encoding YraN family protein, which produces MTTARRRRGLIGEAAAAVYLEQKGYRIVERNYRCPLGEMDIIAHDGREIVFLEVRTRSSTAFGTPQESVDARKQLRLRRLAAYYLATRGLAGQACRFDVVAVMLDGREQVVSIELIKGAF